DNA sequence from the Acidobacteriota bacterium genome:
TTCGGTGGCGGTGTAAATCTGGAATTCCGGGCCGAACAACCCATTGCCTTTCGGAATGCGGAACATCGGCGAGTAATGCCCAAACACCGACGGCGCATCCAGAATCGCTTCGCCCATTGTGTAAAGCTGATAGTTGAATTGCGACGCTGCGCCCGGCGTCAAGTTCAGCGCCCGGCTCATAAACAGCAGCGACTGAATCGGCGTCCGCAACCGACCGAAGTTCGACGGCACGTTATCGTTGCGCGCTTCCTGATCCATGATGATCGCGTTGACGACTGCTTTCAGATCGCCGCGAACTCCCAGACCGTTGTTGTTGAACACGGCGGCAACGCGCGCGATGTAGGCGGGCGATGGATTGCTGGTGACCATCGCGCGAATCATGCGCGTCGCCAGAAATGGCCCGACGTTCGGATGATTGAACAGAATACTTACAACGGCATCGAGTTCCTGTTGCGGCGACAAACCGGCGGGAATCGTTTGGCCCAGCAATGTTTTTTGCGAGGTGTTGTGTTTGGACGCAATCGGAATCATCGGCGCGGGGTAGTAGTTGTAATTTCCATTGCCCGCCGTGTGCGACGCGTTGTCATACGTCCAACCCGTCAAGGCCAAGGCCAATTGCTGAACGTCGGTTTGCGTGTAGGTCGGAATCGGTTGGTTGCTGGCGTCCAGTTGCTGCGAACCGTCCTGATTCAGTTTGTACAACCCGATGCTGAACAACTGCATGACTTCGCGCGGGTAATTTTCGTTGGCGGCTCCGCCAAACACGCCGCTGTTGGCCGAATCCAGGAACTGCCCCATCGAAGAATCGTTGGTCAGTTCTTTCAGCAACGTGCGGTAATTGCCGAACGCATTGCGGCTGAGCAGTTTTCGCCACGGCGCCAGCATATCGGCGTTGTAATTTTTGAAGTTCGCTTCGACGAAGATTTCGCTGAAGGCGTACATCACGCGTTGCCGCAATTGGTCCTGTCCCGTCAGCGCGTTGGTGAAAACGGCGTCAATGTTGGCGCTGCTGGTGACCGTGAACGGATCGGGCAGCGGCGATTCCGGCAAACTGTACTGATCGTTCAGGAATCCCTGCATGCCCTGTTGTTTGACTTTGGCAACCAGTGCAGGCGTTGCGCCGAAGGTGGTTTGATCCAGAAATCGCCCGATGGTGATCAATTGCGGGTCAACGATAGTAACGCTGGCGGATGCTTTTTTGGTCGTATCAGCCTGGCTGACCGCCGTGACAGTGATGCCACCGGCCGGAATTGCCTGCGGAGCCGTATACAAACCGCTTTGCGAAATTGTTCCGTTAGCCGGATCGCCGCCCGTGGCGTTGTTCACCTGCCAGGTGACGGCGGTGTTGGCTGTTCCTGTAACTGTTGCGCTGAACTGCTGCGTCGCTCCGGCAGTCAATGAAATTGCTGTCGGCGAAATGCTGACGGCAATCGGATTCACAGGAGCCGTCACCGTGACAGTTGCGCTAGCGGATTTGCTCGCGTCAGCCTGACTAACCGCTCTGACAACGACTGAAACTGCGGGCACAGCGGCAGGCGCGGTGTACAACCCCGCGTTTGAAATTGTTCCTGTCGCCGCACTTCCGCCTGTCACGTTATTGACTTGCCAGGTGACAGCCGTGTTCGCCGTGCCGCTCACCGTCGCCGCGAACTGCCGCGTCGTTCCGGTTTGTACGCTCGCGGAACTCGGCGAAATGGAAACGCCAACGGTTTGGCCGCCGCCACTGCCGCCGACCGTAACGGTCGCCGTCGCGGAACGTTCGCTGTTGATGGCGCAAACGGCGCGAATCGTTACCGGACTGGCCATCGCAACAGCAGGCGCAGTGTACAACCCGCCGGAAGTAATCGTGCCGTTCGCGCTGCCGCCGTTGACGTACCAGTAAACCTGTTTGTTCGTCGTCGCGGAAACAATGGCGGTGAATTGCTGTTTGGCCCCGGGAGCGACGGTTGCCGTGGACGGGATGATGGCGACTTTGATTCCCTGCCCCCATTCCAACAACCTTGGCGAAGACGTCACGCTGGGCGAACCGGGATTCGTAACGGTGAGATTTCCGCTCCCCGAATCCGTGAAGTTGCTGGTCACCTTTAGCTGAGTCGCCGAAACGAATGTCGTCGGCATCGCCACGCCTTCCAGCTTGACGACTGCGCCGTTGACGAAATTCGTTCCATTTACAGTAAAGGTCTTGTTGCCGAGTGGAACCGGGTGAGGTGAAAACCATTGTGCTGAAGGGGTCGCCACCACTGCCGTATTTGCCGATGAATCTGTTTGAAAAACAGAAAAACTGAAGAGCGCCAACAGCAAAATCGCCGACAGCCGTCTCCTCATACACGGTGCTGAATATGAATACATATCGCCTTTCCTTTATCCGTTGGCAGGCTCAATAAGCCTGTGTGTGAGCGTCACTGCGCAAGCGCAAAGCTTACGCCTGACCGCATGGGAATGCGGCCTTCGTGCAAGCAGGGGTGTGCCAGTCCCACCGCTACTGAGGCGAAAGAGTAGTTTGGTGACACTGATGGAGGATCAGTTTTATGGGAAGTGTCAGGACCGGCGAGGCGAGTTCAGCGAACGCAGGGTTTGCGCACCAATTTGAGGAAAACGTCCGCAGTGCCGAATCAAGTTTCTTCCGAAAAGAGGGATGCTGTCTATTGAAAGTCTGCAACGGGGAGCAAGACTGAGACCAGTGAAGTATTTTCCAAATCTCGGCCGGGAAAATAGCAAGTCCCTTTATTTCTGGCAAGGACTTTTTCCGGCATTTATTCGCAACGGTTGACACACTTAACACGCTACGTTACTTTCCCAAACTTCAAGCGGGACGGTGGTTTTCGCCAGTTCCCTGCCTTGGAGACCAACCCAATTACAACCCTTCAGGAGAAGAAAAAATGGCTATCAAAGTAGGTATCAATGGCTTTGGGCGCATTGGACGAAATGTCCTGCGTACCGTGCTGGGAGACAAAGATTTCGACATTGTGGCGGTCAATGACCTGACCGACACCAAAACGCTCGCGCATTTGCTGAAATACGATTCGATCCTCGGTAATTTGGAACAGGAAATCACCCACACGGAAAACACCATTACCGTCGCGGGCGACACCTTTCGCGTGTTTGCCGAAAAAGATCCCAAACTGATTCCGTGGGAAGAAGTCGGCGCTGAAATCGTCGTCGAATCCACAGGCCGGTTCACCGACAAGGAAAAAGCCGCCGCTCACCTGCGCGGCCCGGTCAAAAAAGTCATCATCAGCGCCCCAGCAAAAAACGAAGATGTCACCATCGTTCTGGGCGTCAACGAAAATGTTTACGACCCGGCGAAACACCATGTGATCTCGAACGCTTCCTGCACGACGAACTGTCTGGCGCCGGTCGCCAAAGTCATCAACGAAAAATTCGGCATCAAAAAAGCCCAGATGACCACGATCCATTCGTACACGAACGATCAGGTGATTCTGGATTTCCCGCACAAAGATTTGCGCCGCGCTCGTGCGGGCGCGCTTTCGATGATTCCGACTTCGACTGGCGCAGCCAAAGCCGTGGCGTTGGTGCTGCCGGAACTCAAAGGCAAATTTGACGGTATCTCCGTCCGCGTTCCGACGCCGAATGTTTCGGTTGTTGACGTGGTGATGGAGCTAGACAAAGAAACCACTACCGAAGAAGTCAACAAAGCTCTGAGCGAAGCCGCCAACGGCGAACTGAAAGGCATTCTGGGGTTTGAAACCGCGCCGCTGGTTTCCACCGATTACCGTGGCAATTCCAATTCGTCCATCGTGGATGCCGAATACACCAAAGTCATCGGCGGCAACCTGCTGAAAATCCTGTCGTGGTATGACAACGAGTGGGGTTATTCCTGCCGCGTCCGCGACCTGATTAAATACATCGCCAAGAAAGGTTTGTAATGTTCAGAGTCCCGCTTTCAGGCGGCTGGCGCAAATACAAAAGCCGCAGCGAAGTTTGAAATTCACGCTGCGGCTTTTGTATTCACAATTCAGAGGGCTTTCCATGAACACTGCTGTTTCTCGCCGCAGCTTCCTGGCGCTTGCCGGAACCGCACTTTACACAGTCGGGCACGCCGCAACGACAATCGAAGGCATCACTGCGCGTCAAGTGATTGAACGCATCCAGAAACAAGTCGGCGTCCCGTGGCGCAGCGAAACCGTGGACACTTTCAAAATCGGCAACCCCGACATCACGGTCAAAGGGATTGCCACATCGTTCAGCGCCACGCTGGACGTTTGCCAGCGAGCGCACGCTGCCGGACTGAATTTGCTGATCGTTCACGAACCGACGTTTTACAACCACACCGACGACACATCGAATTTGAGCGGCGGAGTGTACGAGACCAAACGGAAGTTCATTGAGCAAAATGGTCTGGTCGTTTGGCGTTTTCACGATCATTGGCACGCGCGCAGGCCGGACGGCATTCTGGCCGGAATGACCGAAGCCTTGGGCTGGAAAAAATATCAATCGTCGGAACAGGCGCGACGCTTTTCCCTGCCCGCCACAACGCTGGAAGGCCTGGCGAAAAGCATGCAAGATCGCCTCGGCGCGCGCGCCTTGCGCGTCATCGGCAACCCGCAATTGGCCGTGCGGAATGTCGTTTTGTCGCCGGGTTTCAATAACTTCGCGCCGATTGCGCGAGCACTGGACAGCCAGGATGTTGATGTAATCGTGATCGGCGAAACCCGCGAATGGGAAGCCGTCGAATACGCTCGCGACGCCGTCACCGCAGGCAAAAAGAAAGGTTTGATCATGCTCGGCCACGTCCCGTCGGAAGAGCACGGCCTGGAAGAATGCGCCAAATGGCTGAAGACCTTTGTGCCCGAAGTGCCAATTCAATACCTGCCCGGTAATGATCCGTTCTGGCGACCCAAACCGTAAGTTGTCCTTGTGCAGGGCCTGATTTATTTCAGGCCTATGCGCAATTCAGAGAGTTTCGTTCCGGCTCCGTAGGAGCCACATGTTTATAGAAACCGCGCGGTTCTGCCCCCAAGCTCCGGAGGAGCGACCNNAGGTCGCTCCTCCGGAGCTTGGGGTAGTGAGCTCTTCAAATCTATAAACATTTCGCGCCGCTGGCGCTGAAAACCTCGTAAAATCACAGTAAACATCATTCGGGAATTACGCACACCCTTCATTTATTTCAGCGGCAAGCTGACGGGCTGACCGCTTGCCGCCGAGCGCTTCGCAGCTTCGACGATTTGCATAACGTTAACGTTGAAATCGCCCGCGACTACGCCTTCAACCGGTTTGTGATTGCGGATGCAATCCACGAAATAGCGAATCGGTTCCGCCCGCGCGCCTTCCAGCGTTCCCAACTCCAATGGCTTCTTTTCCGTGCCAACAATGAGTTCCAGCGTCTTCGGATACCTCATCGCCACACTGCCTTTGTCGCCGAATACTTCCACGTCATAAAACGAACGCGGCAAATCCCACGAACCTTCGGTGATTGCGACTTTGTTGTCGCCGTAAGACATCAACACCGTAGCGTTTGTGTTCGACGGATACACGTCCGGTCGCGTATGCGTCGTAATCGCATAAACCGTTTTTGGCAAACCCAAATACCACAACGCCCATTTCGCGCCGTAACATGTGAAATCAATCAGCGCTCCGCCGCCGCGCGATTCGTCCGTCAGCCATTTCAGGAAATACTTTTGTTTGATGCTGCCCGGTTCAAAATTGCCCGGCCCGCCGTGCCCAATTACCGAGCGCACGCGCCAGACCTTGCCAATGTCTCCGCGCATCGCGACATCGTGCGCGGTGTAATTTTCCGGCCACCAAGCCATTTGATAATTCACCATCAACTGAATTCCGGCTTGCTTGGCGACCGCCATCATCTGTTTGGCTTCGTCATAGGTCGCCGACATCGGCTTTTCAAACATGACGTGAATCTTTCGCGCCGCGCAGGCTTTTGTGACTTCCAGATGCCGATCATTTTCGACAAATGACCAGACGACTTCCGGCTTCTTCTCGTCCAGCATCTTGCTGTAGTTGTCATACACCGGCACGCCAGGCACCTGGTTTTTGACGTAATCGCGCAATTCCTGATTGTCGTCGGAAATGCCCACGATTTCGATCAAGTCGCCACTTTGATGCATCTGATTCAGCTTCGTCACAAAGCCCCAGCAGTGCGAATGGACCAAACCGACGATGGCGATTTTTGTGCGTTGTTGGTTGGCGGCCTGCGCTTGGCCGATGGAGTGAAGACAGAAAAGCAGAAGAGCGATGACGAAGAGATTGATTCGTTGCATGGTGCGGAAGCGTCCTTTGGATTGATGTTGATTTGGAACTCGAAAATTGTAGTTGAACAATGCAGAGATAAGAAGGCGTGAGTGTGTATGCCTTTCAGAAAGGAATCTCAATCCCAAATCACCGGAAGAAGCGCGGAATTTGCGATGCTCACATCCTTGGTCAGAATCGCCACGTTTTCGCCTTGTTGTTGCAAAAGCAGTCCGGCGGCGGCGATCAACCGGTCGTGCATTTCCGGCACGGTGCGCGCGTGCAAACTCGTTTGCAGCGTATCCAGATCAAGCGGCAGCAGTTCGATGCGCGGATCACCCAACACCCGATTGAGTAGAATTGGCACGCTCGCGATTTTTGTCCGTCCCTTGTCCACAATGTCAACAGCTTCAGACAGCGCGATCATCGGAAAGACCAGTTCGCTCACCGGATCGTCGAGAATGGCTTTCGCTGCCAGACCCAGCCGGGGGCTGCTTTCCAGATACCAGACCAGAGCATGCGTATCCACGATGTATTTACTCGCCATTCAACTCTTCCTCGGTCGGATGCCATTCGGCGAGTTTGAAATCTTCTTCCGTCGAAAACTCGCGCCCCGGCGTATCGCGGAATTCCCCGTAGATCAGGTAACGCGGTTGAGCTTGCTTCTGCGATCGGGACAATTTTTCGGCCAATTGCTGAATCAGCCGTAACTGATCTTCGGCGGGAAGCGCCAAGGCCTGCTGCGCGATCAATTGATATTCGCTGGTTGCCATCTGTCTGCTCCTTCTTGAATTGGACTGGCCAATCACCAAGTAATGTCCTTTCCGGTCTTGACGATCAGTTGTTCAGCGAGGAATAGAAGGATCTGAACCTCCTTGTTTAGAACTTCTTCTTGTCCAGTATATGGGACGAAGCGGCTGATCTCACCTTCCTTGTTATGCACCAATGCATTCCTTACCTTGTATATACGTGACGCTAAGTTCGGTATGATCGCGTTGTCACTGCTGTCGAGTCGAAAGCTTGATCCGAATAGTGTTACTTCGTCCGTGAAGTACGGCCCGTGCTTTACCTCGTACTCCTCAATCCACTGACGTAAGACAGCCTTCTCGAAGTAGGTCTCCAGCACAAGCTTTAGTGCGCTAAGTTCGTCAATTCGTGCATCAAATTGGCGAATCGTTTTGATTAGGTCGCGGAGTTTCTTGGGCTTAGTATGCGCGAAGTCAGGCGATACCAATTGTTCCTGCACCTTCTCGTGAAGCGCATTCTCGGAAACAGATGTGTAGAAGTATTCAATGATCTGATATAGGGCTAGGTATCCTAGAACTAGGCTGTCACTGGCAAGGGCGAGATTGTAGTATCCAACTAATTCTGAGTTATATGTCCGTAGGGGAAATTGAACATCTTCAGTCTCTTTGCGGCCAAGCCAATAGTAAGTTCGTTCCCACGATTTGGTGAACGAGACCGAAACGCCTTGTCCAAAGGCAATATGGAACAAGGCTGCCTCGGCCAATTCGTGCAATCGCTGCTGACTCTTCCCGATTGCAGTATCAGGGGCAGTGATAACGCGAATGGACGTGAGCCGAAAAATCTCACCAATTGAGCGATCATCTCTCCTACGCCCAAGATTAGGACTAATCATCGAAAATCGCCGGAGTTCTGAATCTATTCTGTCAACGTCAGTTAAGCTAAGGCAGAAAACTGTTGATAGGTGGCCAATTTCGATGCGAGTAAGGCCGTCGGCACTGGTAAGGGTGTAAATGTCGTCGCCACGTCGAAGCACGCGGCGTGGACCAACTCCTTCAAATCGAACGACGTGTTCATAAAAGCCTGGATAGAAGAGTTGAGTTTCAGAGATTCGGCGAAGCTCTGACTTGCGCGATAGATAGAACTCAAGTTCCTCCATTTTGAGGACGTAGCGCTGGTCACGCAGTTGAACGGCGTAGCCATCCCCCTGTTCGGTGACATCTATGCTTAGCCCTCGGAGAACGGCTTGAGCTGTGGCTAGGTCAGGCGGCATCAGATCACCTCATAAGAGTGCAATGGAAACATAGGGATTCAGTCAAACGCGCTATTGGCCTTTTCAGATGGACTAGGGGCGCAGTCGAATGCGCGGTAATCTCTTCTCTACACAAATGGCGTTGCCTAAATCATCAGGCTGCCTCGCGGCCTTCTCGCATCAGCTTACGCAACGCTTCATTGACTGCTTCAGCCGTAGGGTAAGCCTCGGCTACATCCGGGGCCAGCCTGACTAGCTTGCCTGATAACAATCCGCGGTATTCACGACCTTCGGCCTGGGCGCGCTGTTGCAATTCGGCGAAATCATATTCCGGCGCAATGTCGTCAGCCGGGTAATCTTCATCTTCAATCAAGCGAATGGTTGGTTTCATAATGTCTTCTCTCTTTCGGCGTAGCCTCTCTGGCCGTAATAATTCTGATCGTGTCACCGCGTTCGGTGAAGGTGACAACCAACAAGCGACCTTGCTTTGAAGTGCCGATGGCGGTAAAGCGCGCTTCCTCGATTGAATGCGAGAAGTCGGGCACGACTTCTAAAAAATCATCTTCAAAAACCGTCCGCACTTCTTCAAAAGTAATCCCTCGCTCGGCCAACACACGCGCAGCCTTTGATGATTCCCAAAAGAAAGTATCGCTCATAGCGGTTTTCTTCGTCTAGCGGGGTGGCCGGTTCAGTTTAAGCAGGGCGACGAACTCCAGAACTGTGACGTTTTCGCATGATGTCGCGCACAACGTTGTCACGTACGTCGGTCAGCCAAAAATCTCTCATACATCTTCGCCGCTGCTCAAAACGGATTGATAAGCTGTAAGCCATCAATTTGCTGGTAGGCGTCGAAATCTTCCGAATAGAGCCGCGTCACGCCACCTTCCAAACAGGCAGCAATCACCATCGCATCCCAGAATGACAAGCTGAACCGTTGGCGCACGTCTTCGGCTCTGTCCATCACCGCCCACGTAGGCAGGATCGTCGTCCAGACTTTGCGCCAGTTGTTGATGTCTTGAAATGCCTGGGCGTGGTTATAGCCGAGAGGAACAAGCTTTCGGCTTGCCGCCAAATATTCATTGGCGACTTGCCACAACAGCACGCCATCGGCCAAGCCTTTCACCAATGCGACAGCCTTGGCCTGTTTGACGGGATCGCGCGTGTCCTGCACGTAGATCAGGATATTGGTGTCAACGGCGTTCATGCAGTTCGTCGCGTGTGAAGCGAGGGGCATTTGGTGGAAGTGGATTGGCTTGCATGCTCCGCACAATCGCTTCGATCATCTCTGTGCGCTTGTCAGTTTCGGTGATCTCAGGCGGAAGGATGTGGCTGGGAATGGAATCATCAAGCAAGGTCAGCACGGCACGTGTTGTTTTGGTGATCTTCACTGGGGTCAGCAAACGCACCGTCCCATTCACATCAACTTCTGCTTCTATGGTTTGTAACATAACTCTCTCGGCCCCTTTCAACACTACTTTACCCGATTTTTCAGACAGTTCGCTAGGTCATGATTGTCGTTGCGGCCGGTCGCCAGAGATTTGTCGTTGATGAATGTCGGACACCGGCACACCGTGTTGGTCGTCGCCATCAGGTCGCGTTCGGTTTCGGCTCTCACGCGCTCCGGGGTTGAAGTTCGGCGGGGACCTGCCGGATTTCGCCGAGTTTGCCAATCAGCAAATGAACCAGCAGCAATGCGATCAAATACATCACGGCGCAGACGGCGAAAATCGGCGCGTAGCCATATCCTTTCACCACGCTACCGATGACCAGTTGCGTCACGCCGCCCGCTACGCCTCCAAGAAAACCGCCGAAACCCGTAACGGTTCCGACGGCGTTTTTATGAAAGACTTCGGCGGGCAAGGTGATGTTGCCCCAAGCCGAATGCCCGAACATCACCCCCGCCAACATCAGCACAGCCATCGCGGGCGAAGTCGCTTGGGTGACGGCAAAACACAGCACCAGCATCCAGATGGAAACGCCCAGCATGGTGGTTTTGCGCGCGGTGTTCAGCGCCCAGCCTCTGTGAATCAAAAAGCGCGGCATGGCTCCGCTGAACAAATTGCCGAGCGTCAAGGCGGCAAACGGAATCCAGGCGTACATGCCGACTTCTTTCAAATTGAATCCGCGTTCGGTTTGCAAATAACTCGGCGTCCAGAAAAACAGAAAATACGAAATCGGGTCGGTCAGCATTCTGGCCAAGGCGCAGCCCCAGGTTTCCGGCATTTTTAGCAATTGCACGAATGATGGCTTCGATTGTTCAGCGACCGCTTCAGCTTCGCGGCCTTCCAAGATCAGTTGTTTTTCCTCGTCCGTGATGTTCGGGTGCTCGGTTGGCAACCGGTAAAAGAAAAACCAGAGCGCCACCCAGGCAAATCCGATGGCTCCGGTAAACACAAACGCCGATTGCCATCCATATCGGAGCGCAATGCCAGCGGCAACGGGCACCGCCACGGTGTTTCCGAGCGCGGTTCCGGCGTTGAACAATCCAACGGCCAACGCGCGTTCGCGCATCGGGAACCATTCGGTGACGGCTTTGATACCCGCCGGAAAGTTCGCCGGTTCCATTGTTGCCAATAAACCGCGAAAGAATTGAAAACTGCCTACGCCCGTCGCAAAAGCGTGCAGCATGTTCGCGATGGACCAACCCGAAACAAAAACCAGAAATCCGCGACGCGATCCCAGGTGGTCCACAACCCGTCCGCTGATGACATACGCAACCGCGTAGGTCCACAAAAACGTCGCGGTAATGAGCGCATACCCACTGTCGTCAAAGTGCAGAGCCCCCTGAATTGTGTCTTTAAGGACGGAAAGCGTATTGCGATCCATGTAATTCAGCTCCGAAGCCAGACAGAGCATGATCGCGATGTACCAGCGCAGGTGTTTGATTTTGGGTCTAGGGGAATTGGGCATCGTTTCGGTTCTCCTGTCGGCAAGCCAAAACCTCAAAAGCCGCAGCGGAGGGTCAACTTCACTGCGGCTTTCGGATTTGTTTATGACTTGATGATGGCGATGGAGCGGGAGACGGGACTCGAACCCGCGACGTCCAGCTTGGGAAGCTGGCATTCTACCACTGAATTACTCCCGCAAATTTTCAACGGTCGTTTGACAAGCGACCGTAAAGTAGCACACGCTCCCATCCCTCGCAACGTTTCGGAAAAGCCCTTCCGAAAACAATCCCTCGCAGGTTTTGCCGTCACCGGGGCTTTTGGCTATGATGCGGTTATGGCAAATCTGACCTTCCGGAAGCGCCCCTTGGCGCTGATTATTCTGGACGGTTTTGGTCATTCCGACCAAACCGAAGGCAATGCAATCAAATTGGCCAGAACCCCTTTTCTGGATCAATATCTTCAAAAATATCTTCACACCTTAATTGAAGCTTCCGGCGAACGCGCCGGATTGCGACGCAACCAATCCGGCAGTTCGGAAGTTGGCCACATGAACATTGGCTCTGGCCGAATTGTTCCGGTGGACATCACGCGCATTGACGAAGCCATCGCCAGCGGCAATTTTTTTGACAATCCAACGTTGATTGCCGCCGTGGACGCGGGCAAACATTCAGCGCTGCATTTGATCGGATTGCTTTCAGATGGCGGCGTGCATTCGATGAACTCGCATTTGTACGCGCTGCTGGAAATGGCCGCGCGGCGCGGAGTCGAGCGGGTCTTCGTTCACGTTATCACCGACGGGCGAGACACTCCGGCGAATTCGGGCAAAACGCATGTCGCTGCACTGATCCGGAAAATGCGCGAACTTGGATTGGGGCGCATTTCGACGATTTCCGGGCGCTATTACGCCATGGACAGGGATAACCGCTGGGATCGGATCAAACTTGCGTATGACGCGATGACCGCCGGACAGGGCCGTCAAGCCGCGAATCCGTTGGCCGCGCTTGACGCTTCTTACGAATGCGGCTTGACCGACGAATTTATCGAACCGGTGGTGATGATCGGCGAAAACGGGTTTCCGGTGGCGACCATTCAACGCGGCGATTCGTGCATCTTTTTCAACTTTCGCGCCGACCGCGCACGGCAATTGACGCGAGCGTTCACGGGATTGAATTTTGCCAAATCCGTTGCAGAAGGCTTCGAGCGCGAACGAATTCTGGATTTGAATTTTGCCACCTTCACGCAATACGACCGCGCTGTGAATTCATCCATCGTCTTTCCACCCATCAAGCTGAAAAATACATTGGCCGAAGTCTTTGCCAACCACGGCGTTTCCAATTTGCGGATCGCCGAAACGGAGAAATACGCGCACGTGACGTATTTTTTCAACGGCGGAATCGAACAGGAATATCCCGGAGAAAGCCGAATCCTGGTTCCTTCGCCGGATGTTGCGACCTATGACCAGAAACCGGAAATGAGCGCCTTTCGCCTGACGGACAAAATCTGCCGGGCGCTGGATGATGGCGACACGGATGTGTACATCATCAATTTCGCCAATTGCGATATGGTCGGACACACCGGCAATTTGAAGGCGGCGATCGAAGCCGTTGAAGCGGTTGACACCTGTCTGGGATGGGTCATCGGCACCATCGAACGGTTGAAAGGCGTGGCCATCATCACCGCCGACCACGGCAATTGTGAACAGATGACCGTTACAGAAAGCGACTTCCCCCACACCGCTCACACCAATAATCCAGTTCCGTTTGTACTGTGCGACGCTCATTACAAAGGTCATTTGCGCGACCACGGTGCGCTGGAAGACATCGCGCCAACTTTGCTTGATCTGCTCGGAATCGCCAAACCGAGTGAAATGACCGGACGAAGTTTGCTACTTCATTTATGACAAGCCTCTCGGATCACCAACATATCCTTGTCATTCACGTTGCCGGACTGGCACAGACAATCCTGGCGCTTCCAGCCCTGCATTCCCTGCGCGCGCATTTGCCGCAATCGCGCATCACCGTCGCCGCCAGCGCGTCGGCGGCAGATTTGATTCGGCTGTCCGGATACGCCGACGAAGTTTTGACCGTTGGCAGATTGCGCCATGGTGAATTGCTGACGCCAAAAGCGTTTTACCGCAGCACCAAGGCAATCAGCGAGCTTCGCCACACCAATTTCGACCTGGCCGTTGAGTTCAAAGCCAACACCGAAGGCGCGGCGGTTTTGAATTTCGCCAATCCGGCGCAAAGGCTGAAACCGGTTGTGGGCAAAAACAAAGGCTTGAGCGGCATGCTGGAACAACTTGCCCAGACGGTTTCGACAAAATCTCCCGCGCTCACGCATCTTGCCCACGAATACCTGAGGAAACTGGAACCGATCGGCGTTCGCCCCATTGAAGCCGAACCCAGGTTGATGACCGACCGCGCCGCCGATCAGCAAATCGAAAAGCTGCTGAGCAAACACGGCGTGGAATTTGGCGAATTGCTGGTCGGCATTCATCCCGGAGCCGGACGGATTCAACATCGCTGGCCGTTGGAGCGGTTCG
Encoded proteins:
- a CDS encoding DUF1800 family protein, whose protein sequence is MRRRLSAILLLALFSFSVFQTDSSANTAVVATPSAQWFSPHPVPLGNKTFTVNGTNFVNGAVVKLEGVAMPTTFVSATQLKVTSNFTDSGSGNLTVTNPGSPSVTSSPRLLEWGQGIKVAIIPSTATVAPGAKQQFTAIVSATTNKQVYWYVNGGSANGTITSGGLYTAPAVAMASPVTIRAVCAINSERSATATVTVGGSGGGQTVGVSISPSSASVQTGTTRQFAATVSGTANTAVTWQVNNVTGGSAATGTISNAGLYTAPAAVPAVSVVVRAVSQADASKSASATVTVTAPVNPIAVSISPTAISLTAGATQQFSATVTGTANTAVTWQVNNATGGDPANGTISQSGLYTAPQAIPAGGITVTAVSQADTTKKASASVTIVDPQLITIGRFLDQTTFGATPALVAKVKQQGMQGFLNDQYSLPESPLPDPFTVTSSANIDAVFTNALTGQDQLRQRVMYAFSEIFVEANFKNYNADMLAPWRKLLSRNAFGNYRTLLKELTNDSSMGQFLDSANSGVFGGAANENYPREVMQLFSIGLYKLNQDGSQQLDASNQPIPTYTQTDVQQLALALTGWTYDNASHTAGNGNYNYYPAPMIPIASKHNTSQKTLLGQTIPAGLSPQQELDAVVSILFNHPNVGPFLATRMIRAMVTSNPSPAYIARVAAVFNNNGLGVRGDLKAVVNAIIMDQEARNDNVPSNFGRLRTPIQSLLFMSRALNLTPGAASQFNYQLYTMGEAILDAPSVFGHYSPMFRIPKGNGLFGPEFQIYTATEAANRGNFLYQFLYIYPINPALQPYVNIAGSPASLVSALDNALLFGRMLPSTRTALFNAIPMQYDNNARVLTAVYLIVTSGEFLVQR
- the gap gene encoding type I glyceraldehyde-3-phosphate dehydrogenase, yielding MAIKVGINGFGRIGRNVLRTVLGDKDFDIVAVNDLTDTKTLAHLLKYDSILGNLEQEITHTENTITVAGDTFRVFAEKDPKLIPWEEVGAEIVVESTGRFTDKEKAAAHLRGPVKKVIISAPAKNEDVTIVLGVNENVYDPAKHHVISNASCTTNCLAPVAKVINEKFGIKKAQMTTIHSYTNDQVILDFPHKDLRRARAGALSMIPTSTGAAKAVALVLPELKGKFDGISVRVPTPNVSVVDVVMELDKETTTEEVNKALSEAANGELKGILGFETAPLVSTDYRGNSNSSIVDAEYTKVIGGNLLKILSWYDNEWGYSCRVRDLIKYIAKKGL
- a CDS encoding Nif3-like dinuclear metal center hexameric protein encodes the protein MNTAVSRRSFLALAGTALYTVGHAATTIEGITARQVIERIQKQVGVPWRSETVDTFKIGNPDITVKGIATSFSATLDVCQRAHAAGLNLLIVHEPTFYNHTDDTSNLSGGVYETKRKFIEQNGLVVWRFHDHWHARRPDGILAGMTEALGWKKYQSSEQARRFSLPATTLEGLAKSMQDRLGARALRVIGNPQLAVRNVVLSPGFNNFAPIARALDSQDVDVIVIGETREWEAVEYARDAVTAGKKKGLIMLGHVPSEEHGLEECAKWLKTFVPEVPIQYLPGNDPFWRPKP
- a CDS encoding Gfo/Idh/MocA family oxidoreductase yields the protein MQRINLFVIALLLFCLHSIGQAQAANQQRTKIAIVGLVHSHCWGFVTKLNQMHQSGDLIEIVGISDDNQELRDYVKNQVPGVPVYDNYSKMLDEKKPEVVWSFVENDRHLEVTKACAARKIHVMFEKPMSATYDEAKQMMAVAKQAGIQLMVNYQMAWWPENYTAHDVAMRGDIGKVWRVRSVIGHGGPGNFEPGSIKQKYFLKWLTDESRGGGALIDFTCYGAKWALWYLGLPKTVYAITTHTRPDVYPSNTNATVLMSYGDNKVAITEGSWDLPRSFYDVEVFGDKGSVAMRYPKTLELIVGTEKKPLELGTLEGARAEPIRYFVDCIRNHKPVEGVVAGDFNVNVMQIVEAAKRSAASGQPVSLPLK
- a CDS encoding PIN domain-containing protein yields the protein MASKYIVDTHALVWYLESSPRLGLAAKAILDDPVSELVFPMIALSEAVDIVDKGRTKIASVPILLNRVLGDPRIELLPLDLDTLQTSLHARTVPEMHDRLIAAAGLLLQQQGENVAILTKDVSIANSALLPVIWD
- a CDS encoding BrnT family toxin; the encoded protein is MSDTFFWESSKAARVLAERGITFEEVRTVFEDDFLEVVPDFSHSIEEARFTAIGTSKQGRLLVVTFTERGDTIRIITAREATPKERRHYETNHSLD